The segment AGTGCTCCCGCAGTTCATGCACTCTTGGCGGCTACCCGACGCTACCGCAGTCGCATCGCGGCGCGCGTAGCCGCCGCGTGCCGGGTACGCGCCGCCTTGGTGCACGCGGGGCGTGCACGCGCCGGCTTCGCCGTGCACTTGGCGAGATCGGTGGAAAGCCGCGCCTTCGCCTTGCACAGCGCCACCTGTCGCTTGCTGCCCGAGCATGCGGGTGAAGCGGCCTTGGCGGGCACAGCGGGGGCCGCAGACGGAGGGGAAGCAGGGACGCTTGGCGCAGCGGCCCCCGACTGCGGGGCTGGGCTGGCGGCCGGCGCGCTCGCAGGGGCCGCCGGAGTCACAGGCGCGGAGGCGGCGGACGGAGACCCCGTTCCCACCGAGTTCGTCGCTGTCACCGTGAACGTGTACGACGTCCCATTCGTGAGGCCACTGATCGTGCAGGTGGTCGCCGGTGTCGCCGGCGCCACCGACGTCACGGAGCACGACTCGCCGGTCCCTGCCGTGGCCGTGTAGCCCGTGATCGTCTCTCCACCGTCATTCGACGGCGGTGACCAGGACACTGCGACCGATGCGTTTGCCGCCGTTCCACTGACGCTGTGAGGCGCAGACGGGGT is part of the Actinomycetota bacterium genome and harbors:
- a CDS encoding fibronectin type III domain-containing protein — protein: AMAGKAVALASAGRSIAVRGSSAVNVYSHPGSPETPSAPHSVSGTAANASVAVSWSPPSNDGGETITGYTATAGTGESCSVTSVAPATPATTCTISGLTNGTSYTFTVTATNSVGTGSPSAASAPVTPAAPASAPAASPAPQSGAAAPSVPASPPSAAPAVPAKAASPACSGSKRQVALCKAKARLSTDLAKCTAKPARARPACTKAARTRHAAATRAAMRLR